A stretch of the Snodgrassella alvi genome encodes the following:
- a CDS encoding DUF3465 domain-containing protein: MKNIIFLVIVALGFWWWQHSSVDDQQKSQAHEQIIDSFKSIRSNFSKEPLSVSQIREAISLHQAQNENLDKVQVYGDGYVIKTLPDDNKGSRHQRFILSTGSSTVLVVHNIDIAPRLENLQRGDQVAFTGEYISNKKGGMIHWTHHDPGHHHPDGWLMYKKKRYQ, translated from the coding sequence ATGAAAAATATTATTTTTCTGGTTATCGTAGCACTGGGTTTCTGGTGGTGGCAGCATAGCTCTGTTGATGACCAGCAAAAAAGTCAGGCACATGAACAAATAATTGATTCATTTAAATCAATTCGCAGTAATTTTTCTAAAGAACCTTTGTCTGTATCTCAAATACGAGAAGCTATATCTTTACATCAGGCTCAGAATGAGAATTTGGACAAAGTTCAGGTTTATGGTGATGGCTATGTTATCAAAACTTTACCAGATGATAATAAAGGCAGCCGTCACCAGAGGTTTATTTTAAGTACAGGTAGTAGTACGGTTTTAGTGGTACATAATATAGATATCGCTCCGCGATTAGAAAATTTACAGCGTGGTGACCAAGTAGCTTTTACTGGTGAATATATCAGTAATAAAAAAGGCGGGATGATACACTGGACTCACCATGATCCTGGACACCACCATCCTGATGGCTGGCTGATGTATAAGAAGAAGCGATACCAATAG
- the gmk gene encoding guanylate kinase yields the protein MLQSGHIFIVSAASGTGKTTLVSRLSARQPNIRISISHTTRMPREGEQNGVHYHFVSRSEFEDMIASNAFIEHANVYGNYYGTSLQAVESLTQQGYNVILEIDVQGAEQIRRLLPNATSIFILPPSMTELTERLKNRGTDSEDVIAYRLAKSREEIEQSLLFDYVIVNQDLNQAEQDLLAIIRSVGLCAKAQQQTITRILSGK from the coding sequence ATGTTGCAATCTGGACATATTTTCATTGTTTCTGCTGCTTCAGGTACTGGCAAAACCACACTTGTTTCGCGCCTGAGTGCGCGTCAGCCGAATATTCGCATATCTATTTCCCATACAACCAGAATGCCGCGTGAGGGTGAACAAAATGGTGTACATTATCATTTTGTCAGCCGTAGTGAATTTGAGGATATGATTGCCAGCAATGCTTTTATTGAGCATGCCAATGTTTATGGCAATTATTATGGCACCAGTTTACAGGCTGTAGAATCATTAACCCAGCAAGGTTACAACGTTATTTTAGAAATTGATGTTCAGGGTGCGGAACAGATTCGCCGTTTACTGCCTAATGCTACCAGTATTTTCATACTACCTCCTTCGATGACAGAACTCACTGAACGTCTTAAAAATAGAGGCACTGATAGCGAAGACGTGATAGCCTATCGTTTAGCAAAATCCCGTGAAGAAATTGAACAAAGTCTTTTGTTTGATTATGTTATTGTTAATCAAGATCTTAATCAGGCAGAGCAGGATTTATTAGCAATTATCCGTTCGGTTGGGTTATGCGCGAAGGCGCAGCAACAAACCATTACCCGGATTTTATCTGGAAAATAA
- the dnaG gene encoding DNA primase yields MIPNEFIDELLNKIDIVDVIEEFVPLKKSGTNYMACCPFHKEKSPSFSVSPAKQFYHCFGCGVHGSAIGFVMEYQGLSFQEAVQFLADRIGMTVPQQSGNSNPHVQKAHKQIQQTLEQTTAAAATYYQQQLKTSLRAQQYLQQRGLSDEIIIHYGLGYAPDDWQALAKVFQPYPSNALVNSGMVIEKDSRHYDRFRDRIMFPIRSTRGQIIGFGARVIDASEPKYLNSPETPLFDKGRNLYGLYEARAAIKDAQRVLVVEGYMDVVALAQYGLGYAVAALGTSTTAEHIHLLMRQSDHIYFCFDGDTAGKKAAWRALENALPQLKDDKILHFLFLPAEHDPDSYVRSYGLSTFEDALLNQSLPLSAYFWQTLTAQIDLNTQEGKAELIKTASPLLAQIKAPALSFLLRQELSQKVGIDEHNLAQLLGQEQPRSAPVRQKSYRLPQNTFRQPPVMSLAQKQIRALLINPQWAAFIELPEYLDLHGDYACLAALAERIQASVTPLNSGAVLELMRNTEFEPVIRQIIHDYLDSPDILQPGNEDDCTTFKQGMQKLLDSLKTQQIDALKRKLQHGRLSADEKQLLLLLLSPPKMPSA; encoded by the coding sequence ATGATTCCAAACGAATTTATTGACGAGCTTTTAAATAAAATAGACATCGTTGATGTCATTGAAGAATTTGTACCACTTAAAAAAAGTGGTACCAACTACATGGCCTGCTGCCCCTTTCACAAAGAAAAATCCCCCTCGTTTTCGGTTAGTCCTGCCAAACAGTTTTATCATTGCTTTGGTTGTGGCGTACATGGATCCGCCATTGGCTTTGTCATGGAGTATCAAGGATTGAGCTTTCAGGAAGCCGTACAATTTCTGGCAGACCGCATCGGCATGACTGTCCCACAACAGTCTGGAAACTCCAATCCACATGTACAGAAAGCTCATAAACAGATTCAGCAGACACTAGAGCAAACTACAGCTGCGGCTGCCACCTACTATCAACAACAGCTAAAAACCTCACTGCGTGCACAGCAATATCTACAGCAGCGCGGCCTCAGTGATGAAATCATCATCCATTATGGCCTTGGCTATGCACCGGACGACTGGCAGGCGCTAGCCAAAGTTTTTCAGCCCTATCCCAGCAACGCATTGGTAAACAGTGGCATGGTTATCGAAAAAGACAGCCGCCATTATGACCGCTTCCGCGATCGCATTATGTTCCCCATACGCAGTACCCGTGGACAAATTATCGGTTTTGGTGCTCGCGTTATTGATGCAAGTGAACCTAAATATCTCAACTCACCTGAAACGCCCCTATTTGATAAAGGGCGGAATCTGTACGGACTATACGAAGCACGCGCTGCAATCAAAGATGCACAGCGAGTACTGGTCGTAGAAGGCTATATGGATGTCGTTGCCTTGGCACAGTATGGTCTAGGATATGCTGTAGCTGCACTTGGCACATCTACCACGGCAGAACACATACATTTGCTGATGCGGCAAAGCGATCATATCTATTTCTGCTTTGACGGTGACACTGCCGGCAAAAAAGCTGCATGGCGAGCATTGGAAAACGCTTTGCCACAATTAAAAGATGACAAAATTTTACACTTCCTTTTTTTACCAGCTGAACATGACCCCGACAGCTATGTACGTAGCTATGGATTAAGCACATTTGAAGATGCACTACTGAACCAAAGCTTGCCACTGTCTGCATACTTCTGGCAAACACTAACTGCACAGATTGACCTTAACACTCAGGAAGGTAAAGCAGAATTGATTAAAACTGCCAGCCCTTTGCTAGCTCAAATCAAGGCACCAGCATTGTCTTTCCTACTGCGCCAAGAACTCAGCCAGAAAGTGGGTATAGATGAACATAATCTAGCTCAGCTATTGGGACAAGAACAACCTAGATCAGCACCTGTCAGACAGAAAAGTTACCGTCTACCACAGAACACTTTCCGACAACCGCCTGTCATGTCACTGGCACAAAAACAGATACGTGCACTATTGATAAATCCGCAATGGGCCGCATTTATAGAACTACCAGAATATCTGGACCTGCACGGCGATTATGCATGCCTCGCTGCGCTGGCTGAACGCATACAAGCCTCCGTAACACCGTTAAACAGCGGAGCTGTGTTGGAACTGATGCGTAATACAGAATTTGAACCCGTCATTCGGCAGATTATCCATGATTATCTGGATTCACCGGATATCTTGCAGCCAGGAAATGAAGATGACTGCACCACGTTCAAACAGGGCATGCAAAAATTACTGGATAGTCTTAAGACCCAGCAGATTGATGCGTTGAAGCGCAAACTCCAGCATGGACGTCTCAGTGCCGACGAAAAACAGTTACTCCTGCTGCTCTTAAGCCCGCCCAAAATGCCGTCAGCTTAG
- a CDS encoding CTP synthase has protein sequence MTKFIFVTGGVVSSLGKGIAAASTAAILESRGLKVTMLKLDPYINVDPGTMSPFQHGEVFVTDDGAETDLDLGHYERFIDATMQKRNNFTSGQVYESVIHKERRGDYLGGTVQVIPHITDEIKRKIHEGAAGYDVAIVEIGGTVGDIESLPFLEAIRQMRSQQGRANTLFVHLSYVPYIAAAGEIKTKPTQHSVKELREIGIQPDVLICRMDRPMPEEEKRKIALFCNVEERAVISCYDADSIYEVPRMLHDQGIDNIICEQLQLNVQQADLTAWNKIVYLVQHPKHKVKIAMVGKYVDLTESYKSLSEALKHAGIQTETEVDIHYIDSEILETEGTACLQNMDAILVPGGFGTRGVEGKIAAVRYAREHKIPYLGICLGMQIALIEYARDVANLVGANSTEFDLKTPHPVVALISEWQDRDGQIEKRDINTNLGGTMRLGAQEVKLADGSLAKTIYGNEFIRERHRHRYEVNNYYLPQLQQAGLVIGGVSTGHEQLVEAIELPDHPWFFACQFHPEFTSTPKNGHPLFTAFIKAALAHKK, from the coding sequence ATGACCAAGTTTATTTTTGTAACTGGCGGTGTGGTCTCTTCACTGGGTAAAGGCATTGCCGCTGCGTCTACTGCTGCTATTTTGGAATCTCGTGGTCTGAAAGTGACCATGCTTAAACTGGATCCTTATATTAATGTGGATCCGGGTACAATGAGCCCTTTTCAGCACGGTGAAGTGTTTGTCACTGATGACGGTGCTGAAACTGATTTAGATCTGGGTCATTATGAGCGCTTTATTGATGCTACCATGCAGAAGCGTAATAACTTCACTTCTGGCCAGGTTTATGAAAGCGTAATTCATAAAGAGCGGCGTGGTGATTATCTTGGCGGTACTGTTCAGGTAATACCGCATATTACAGATGAAATTAAACGTAAAATACATGAAGGTGCTGCCGGCTATGATGTAGCAATTGTCGAAATCGGTGGAACTGTAGGTGATATTGAATCTTTGCCGTTTTTGGAAGCCATTCGGCAAATGCGTAGCCAGCAGGGCAGAGCAAATACTTTATTTGTTCATCTATCTTATGTTCCTTATATTGCTGCTGCTGGTGAAATCAAAACCAAGCCAACCCAGCATTCAGTCAAAGAATTACGTGAAATTGGTATCCAACCGGATGTGCTTATTTGTCGTATGGACCGGCCGATGCCTGAAGAAGAAAAACGTAAAATTGCATTATTCTGCAATGTAGAAGAGCGTGCTGTTATAAGCTGCTATGATGCTGATAGTATTTATGAAGTACCAAGAATGCTGCATGATCAGGGTATTGACAATATTATCTGTGAACAATTGCAATTAAACGTTCAGCAGGCTGATCTGACTGCATGGAATAAAATTGTTTATTTGGTACAACATCCGAAACATAAAGTCAAAATCGCCATGGTTGGTAAATATGTGGATTTGACGGAGTCATACAAATCTTTATCTGAAGCATTAAAACATGCAGGTATTCAAACCGAAACAGAGGTAGACATTCATTATATTGATAGTGAAATACTGGAAACAGAAGGCACTGCATGTTTGCAAAACATGGATGCTATTTTGGTTCCGGGCGGTTTTGGTACTCGTGGTGTTGAAGGTAAAATTGCAGCTGTACGCTATGCACGTGAACACAAAATTCCCTACTTGGGTATTTGTCTGGGTATGCAGATTGCACTGATTGAATACGCACGCGACGTTGCCAATCTGGTTGGTGCTAATTCTACCGAATTTGATTTAAAAACACCGCATCCAGTTGTTGCTTTAATTAGTGAATGGCAAGACCGTGATGGACAGATTGAAAAACGTGATATCAATACTAACCTTGGCGGTACCATGCGTTTGGGTGCTCAGGAAGTTAAATTGGCCGATGGATCACTTGCCAAAACCATATATGGCAATGAGTTTATTCGTGAGCGTCATCGTCATCGTTATGAAGTGAATAATTATTATCTGCCACAGTTACAGCAGGCTGGCTTAGTAATTGGAGGTGTATCTACTGGACATGAACAACTTGTAGAGGCCATTGAATTACCTGACCATCCATGGTTTTTTGCTTGTCAGTTCCATCCAGAATTTACTTCAACACCTAAAAATGGACATCCATTATTTACTGCTTTTATCAAAGCTGCATTAGCTCATAAAAAATAG
- a CDS encoding GatB/YqeY domain-containing protein — MSLKQKLQEDMKSAMRNHDAASLSTIRMALAAIKQIEVDERIEVDDSRFVAVISKMVKQRKESVRMFNEGGRNDLAEKEQAEINLLQNYLPEMLDDTAIEAAIKDAIANVGATQPSDMGKVMGILKKTLAGKADMCEVSKKIKQLLA, encoded by the coding sequence ATGAGCCTGAAACAAAAATTACAGGAAGACATGAAATCAGCAATGCGCAATCACGATGCAGCATCCCTATCTACCATTCGTATGGCATTAGCTGCTATCAAACAGATTGAAGTAGATGAAAGAATCGAGGTAGACGATAGCCGCTTCGTTGCAGTTATCAGCAAAATGGTTAAACAGCGGAAAGAATCGGTACGCATGTTTAACGAGGGTGGAAGAAACGATCTTGCCGAAAAGGAGCAAGCAGAAATTAACTTACTCCAAAATTACTTGCCCGAAATGCTAGACGATACCGCTATTGAAGCTGCCATTAAAGATGCTATTGCCAATGTGGGTGCCACACAACCGAGTGATATGGGAAAAGTAATGGGCATATTGAAAAAAACACTGGCAGGCAAAGCCGATATGTGTGAAGTTAGTAAGAAAATCAAACAGCTCTTGGCCTAA
- a CDS encoding bifunctional (p)ppGpp synthetase/guanosine-3',5'-bis(diphosphate) 3'-pyrophosphohydrolase — MYPPSHTYKPPVKQWRNTLFAQTEYLNKQERWELLEQACAYIYTLAEKDGKTALLKRSFAITTSLAQNQQRVQALAAVLIKIAFEDLCSSDSDLPSAAIGTVGMKIFDAINTSSCTGTNDQLQCCQQQIETSYQDIITEAENKLLHTASYLSKEDLQMLSRACKFGAHAHHGQFRNSGLPYITHPLAVATQLAEWHVDIQALCAGVLHDVLEDTGTTKEEIIAEFGETIANMVDGLSKLEKLEYNNQQEAQAESFRKLIMAMTQDVRVIIVKLSDRLHNMRTLSAKKPASRRRIAQETMEIYAQLANRIGLNHVYRELQDLAFRHLYPHRYEVLAKAIQSSRRNRRDIVGKVLRAFSQRLVSANIEAQVRGREKNLYSIYEKMRRKNLHFADVMDIYAFRVIVNNIPSCYTALGVLHNLYKPKPGRIKDYIAIPKNNGYQSLHTILIGPYGLPIEVQIRTHEMDTIAERGIASYWMHKDGEQNSFDQAQMRTNQWLQSILDIQAHSANAIEFLEHVKTDLFPNEVYVFTPKGKIITLPEGATPVDFAYAVHTDIGNRTVSARINHNLMPLRTRLHTGDTVEIITSSNGHPTPAWLGFTVSSHARSAIRSQIKKMDRSDAIRLGEKLLQKALSSLLPENVLLSDSLKDKYLTDLRQKNTSFENVLCEVGMGLLQPVSVAMHIAELAGEHFNDTIKLAPINLTGNESTHIHLGKCCHPIPGDTIKALLIKDQGIIIHRDTCNTILKTDPELQLDANWDLLQANNYQTTLCLNAIDSHGLLATIAQAISSNGGDITSVETTSKKLEGVEGFIEFRFVLQVKDLNQLNHIIRDLHSVPQIRRVNRI; from the coding sequence ATGTACCCTCCCAGCCACACCTACAAACCACCTGTTAAACAATGGCGTAACACTCTCTTTGCACAAACAGAGTATTTAAATAAACAGGAACGCTGGGAATTACTGGAACAAGCGTGTGCCTATATCTACACTCTGGCCGAAAAAGATGGCAAAACTGCTCTACTTAAACGCAGTTTTGCCATTACTACATCTTTGGCACAAAATCAGCAACGAGTACAAGCACTGGCAGCGGTGCTGATCAAAATAGCCTTTGAAGATTTATGTTCTTCAGACAGTGATTTACCCAGCGCAGCTATAGGCACGGTGGGAATGAAAATATTTGATGCAATTAATACTTCATCATGCACCGGCACAAACGACCAGCTACAATGCTGTCAACAACAGATAGAAACGAGCTATCAGGACATTATTACTGAAGCAGAAAATAAACTCCTACACACTGCCTCTTACCTCAGCAAAGAAGATTTACAAATGCTGTCCCGAGCTTGCAAATTCGGTGCCCATGCCCATCATGGACAATTCCGTAACAGCGGCTTACCTTATATCACCCATCCTCTAGCCGTGGCGACTCAATTAGCAGAATGGCATGTAGACATTCAGGCTTTATGTGCCGGTGTATTACATGATGTACTAGAGGACACTGGTACTACCAAAGAAGAAATTATTGCCGAATTCGGTGAAACCATTGCCAACATGGTTGACGGGCTATCCAAACTGGAAAAACTTGAATATAACAACCAGCAGGAAGCACAGGCAGAAAGCTTCCGTAAATTAATTATGGCAATGACACAAGATGTTCGTGTCATAATTGTCAAACTTTCAGACAGGCTGCACAACATGCGCACACTGTCTGCTAAAAAACCGGCCAGTCGCAGACGTATCGCACAAGAAACCATGGAAATCTATGCGCAACTGGCCAATCGTATCGGTTTGAATCATGTATACCGTGAATTGCAAGACTTAGCATTTAGACATCTGTACCCCCACCGCTATGAAGTACTTGCCAAAGCCATTCAGTCTTCACGACGAAACAGGCGCGATATAGTAGGTAAAGTACTGCGAGCCTTCAGTCAACGTCTTGTGAGCGCCAATATTGAGGCACAGGTAAGAGGTAGAGAAAAAAACCTATACAGCATTTATGAAAAAATGCGTCGTAAAAATCTCCATTTTGCCGATGTAATGGATATTTATGCATTCAGGGTTATTGTAAATAACATACCTTCATGCTATACCGCTCTGGGTGTTCTGCATAATCTGTACAAACCTAAACCTGGACGAATTAAAGATTACATTGCTATTCCCAAAAACAATGGTTACCAGAGCCTGCATACCATCTTAATTGGACCTTACGGGCTACCTATTGAAGTTCAGATACGAACACACGAAATGGATACTATAGCCGAACGTGGTATTGCTAGCTACTGGATGCATAAAGATGGAGAGCAGAATAGTTTTGATCAGGCACAAATGCGTACCAATCAATGGTTGCAAAGTATTCTCGACATTCAAGCACATAGTGCCAATGCCATTGAATTTCTGGAACATGTAAAAACAGATTTATTTCCGAATGAGGTTTATGTCTTCACCCCTAAAGGTAAAATTATTACCCTTCCAGAAGGTGCCACACCTGTAGATTTTGCCTATGCTGTTCATACCGATATCGGCAATCGAACAGTCTCTGCACGCATTAATCACAATTTAATGCCCTTACGTACCCGTCTGCATACAGGTGATACCGTAGAAATAATTACCTCCAGCAATGGCCACCCTACTCCGGCATGGCTCGGCTTTACCGTTTCAAGCCATGCCCGTAGTGCCATTCGCAGCCAAATAAAAAAAATGGATCGTTCCGATGCCATACGCTTAGGCGAAAAATTATTACAAAAAGCCTTATCCAGCCTACTGCCAGAAAACGTTTTACTGTCAGACTCTTTAAAAGACAAATATCTGACCGATTTACGCCAAAAAAATACTTCTTTTGAAAATGTTCTCTGCGAAGTAGGTATGGGGTTACTACAGCCAGTATCTGTAGCCATGCATATTGCTGAACTGGCTGGCGAGCATTTTAATGACACCATTAAACTGGCACCAATTAATTTGACTGGCAATGAGTCAACTCATATTCATTTAGGCAAATGCTGCCACCCTATTCCTGGTGACACCATTAAAGCTTTGCTAATCAAAGATCAGGGCATTATTATTCATCGTGATACTTGTAATACGATTTTGAAAACAGACCCTGAACTTCAGCTGGATGCAAACTGGGATTTACTACAAGCAAATAACTATCAGACAACTTTATGCCTCAATGCTATTGATAGTCATGGATTACTGGCCACCATTGCTCAGGCTATTTCTTCAAATGGCGGTGATATTACATCTGTAGAAACCACCTCAAAAAAACTCGAAGGTGTGGAAGGATTTATTGAATTTCGTTTTGTGTTACAGGTAAAAGATTTAAATCAGCTCAATCATATTATCCGCGATTTACATTCTGTTCCTCAGATTCGTCGTGTAAACAGAATATAA
- a CDS encoding HdeD family acid-resistance protein, which produces MNTLSFRRPLADLLSENWWIVLVRGFAALIFGLLTWFYPFISILVMVMFFGFYALVDGVMGIVLSINGRKTHQDWWLMLIWGFISVLAGFLTFFVPGITWLVLITFIAIWALVSGVLQIVAAIRLHKSVGGAGWMITAGVLSMLVGIILLVNPIQGGIALTWVIGIYAALFGVVNIALAFRMRRLGRENAN; this is translated from the coding sequence GTGAATACTCTTTCTTTTCGTAGACCATTAGCTGATTTGTTGTCTGAAAATTGGTGGATAGTACTAGTTCGTGGGTTTGCAGCTTTAATCTTTGGTTTATTAACTTGGTTTTATCCATTTATTTCGATACTGGTTATGGTGATGTTTTTCGGCTTTTATGCGTTGGTTGATGGTGTAATGGGTATTGTTCTTTCCATCAATGGACGAAAAACTCATCAGGATTGGTGGCTGATGCTAATTTGGGGCTTTATAAGTGTACTCGCTGGTTTCCTAACTTTTTTTGTGCCAGGAATTACTTGGCTGGTACTGATTACTTTTATTGCGATTTGGGCGTTAGTAAGTGGTGTTCTGCAAATTGTAGCAGCTATTCGTCTGCATAAATCTGTTGGTGGTGCAGGATGGATGATCACAGCGGGTGTATTATCCATGTTAGTTGGTATTATTTTGCTGGTAAATCCTATTCAGGGCGGAATAGCGCTGACTTGGGTAATTGGCATTTATGCTGCTTTGTTTGGTGTAGTTAATATCGCTTTGGCATTCCGTATGCGTAGACTGGGTAGGGAAAATGCTAATTGA
- the rpsU gene encoding 30S ribosomal protein S21, with amino-acid sequence MPSIRVKENEPFEVAMRRFKRSVEKTGLMTELRAREAYEKPTTERKRKKAAAVKRLQKRLRSQQLPPKNY; translated from the coding sequence ATGCCTTCTATTCGTGTAAAAGAAAATGAACCTTTTGAAGTTGCTATGCGTCGTTTCAAACGCTCTGTTGAAAAAACAGGCTTGATGACCGAACTGCGCGCACGCGAAGCTTATGAAAAACCAACAACTGAGCGTAAACGTAAAAAAGCAGCAGCCGTTAAACGCTTACAGAAACGCCTACGCAGCCAGCAATTGCCACCTAAAAATTATTAA
- the rpoZ gene encoding DNA-directed RNA polymerase subunit omega has translation MARITVEDCIGRIPNHFDLTMIAALRARQLANGATSLVEEDHDKPTVIALREIASGQIGAELLNQQK, from the coding sequence ATGGCACGCATTACTGTAGAAGACTGTATCGGACGCATCCCTAATCACTTTGACCTGACCATGATTGCTGCCCTGCGAGCACGCCAGCTGGCTAATGGCGCAACATCACTGGTAGAAGAAGATCATGACAAACCCACAGTCATTGCTTTGCGCGAGATAGCCAGTGGACAAATTGGTGCAGAGTTACTCAACCAACAAAAATAA